From a single Candidatus Saccharibacteria bacterium genomic region:
- the pilM gene encoding type IV pilus assembly protein PilM, giving the protein MGILSGQSDFFGLDIGTSSIRVVQLRGGAQRTLFKYGAKAIDSKISQSDAAADQQKVAMAVRELISEVGISANNVAVGIPSNKVFSAVVDIDRLSPEDLAKTIKYQADSLIPTPLSESKIDWALLGDSPKEASKVEVLISSVANDFVEKRLDMLESIGLNVIAFEPDSLAISRALLDPTAMGAALMVDMGDVSSDLIVVLGGVPRLMRTIPIGSTGIVKAAMQNLGIDEKQAEQFVYKFGMSKDKLEGQIHNAIASSVEILMSEIEKSIKFFSARYGDAKLERIIVTGAASTLPELPLNIANKFAVTVEIGNAWRNILFGQERQNELMTVSHQFSVAAGLAERDE; this is encoded by the coding sequence ATGGGTATCTTGAGTGGGCAAAGTGATTTCTTTGGGCTTGATATAGGCACTAGCTCTATTCGAGTTGTGCAGCTTCGGGGTGGCGCACAAAGAACCTTGTTTAAATATGGGGCTAAAGCGATAGATTCTAAGATTAGCCAAAGCGATGCGGCAGCTGATCAGCAAAAAGTGGCAATGGCTGTTAGAGAGCTGATTAGCGAAGTAGGGATTAGTGCTAACAACGTGGCCGTTGGTATCCCAAGCAATAAAGTTTTTTCGGCGGTCGTCGACATCGACAGATTGAGCCCTGAAGATTTAGCGAAAACTATTAAATACCAAGCTGATTCACTGATCCCAACACCTCTTAGCGAGAGCAAGATTGATTGGGCGCTACTGGGTGATTCGCCCAAAGAGGCCAGCAAGGTAGAGGTGCTTATTTCGAGTGTGGCTAATGATTTTGTAGAGAAGCGCCTGGATATGCTCGAGTCGATCGGGCTGAACGTAATTGCTTTTGAGCCAGATAGCTTGGCGATTAGCAGAGCATTGTTAGACCCGACAGCCATGGGTGCGGCGCTAATGGTAGACATGGGCGATGTTTCGAGTGATCTTATAGTTGTGCTGGGCGGAGTACCGAGACTGATGCGTACGATACCTATTGGTAGCACAGGGATAGTAAAAGCGGCTATGCAAAACCTAGGGATCGACGAAAAACAGGCTGAGCAATTCGTCTATAAGTTTGGAATGAGCAAAGATAAGCTAGAAGGACAGATTCACAACGCTATTGCTAGTTCTGTCGAAATTTTGATGAGTGAGATCGAGAAGTCGATTAAGTTCTTTAGTGCTCGTTATGGCGATGCAAAACTGGAACGGATTATAGTGACGGGAGCGGCTTCGACATTACCGGAATTACCTCTTAATATTGCCAACAAGTTTGCTGTAACGGTTGAGATCGGGAACGCCTGGCGCAATATCTTGTTTGGACAAGAGAGACAAAACGAATTGATGACAGTTTCGCATCAGTTCTCGGTTGCGGCTGGCTTAGCAGAGAGGGACGAATGA
- a CDS encoding four helix bundle protein, with protein sequence MDKNFNDLKVWQRSRSLVKEVYLVCRKLLKTEDFALSSQMKRSSVSIPSNIAEGYRRRNDKEFKHFLRIASGSAAELETQLIMVEDIYKIGIAAIIEELEIIQKMLTKLSKSLA encoded by the coding sequence ATGGATAAAAACTTTAATGATCTTAAAGTGTGGCAAAGATCACGATCGCTAGTCAAGGAAGTGTACTTAGTATGTAGAAAATTGCTAAAGACAGAAGACTTTGCACTATCTTCTCAGATGAAGAGATCGAGCGTGAGCATACCTTCAAATATTGCAGAGGGCTATAGGAGGAGGAATGACAAAGAGTTTAAACATTTCTTGCGAATAGCATCGGGCTCTGCCGCAGAACTAGAGACCCAACTAATAATGGTTGAAGACATTTATAAAATTGGAATAGCCGCAATAATTGAAGAACTAGAGATTATACAAAAAATGCTGACTAAGCTTTCTAAAAGTCTAGCTTGA